GTTTGACGGAAACCATAAGCAATGTTGATGTCGACAAAATTTATGCATTAGCATTGCAGAATGGAGCATTGGGCGGCAAGCTTTTAGGCGCAGGTGGAGGCGGGTTTATTTTGCTTTTTGCAGAACCTAACAAGCAAAAAGAACTTCGCCAGGCATTGGGTTTTTTGCAAGAGGTAATATTTTCTTTTGAGCCGCAAGGCAGTAAAATCATTTACGTAGGTCATTAACTCTGAAACGGGAGGGCATATGAAAGTGGAACGGTATTTACCAGCGACATGTACGTTTCTGTACATTCTTTTTTCAATATTATTTTTTCAAAATATTGGTTATTCACAGAAATTCAAACAAGCAGTCGGTAGCCAATTCATAAAAGTTGAAGGAATTATAGCTGCCGACAGCGGAAGCTCACTCGGCGCATCGTGGTGTGATTTTGACAATGACGGCGACCTGGATTTATTTGTTGCCTGCGGAACGGAAGGTTCATCCGAAAACAATCGCATGTATCGCAATGACGGTGGCGGAATATTTTTTAAAATTACTGACAAAATAATCGTCAATGATGGGGGAAAATCGCAAGCCGGTTCATGGGCTGACTATGACAATGACGGTGATTTTGATTTGTTTGTTGCTAATTATAATCAAAAGAATTTTTTATACCGTAATGACGGTAATTCGAATTTTACAAAAATAACTGAAGGACCGGTTGTAAATGATATAATGAATGCAGTTGCCGGAAGTTGGTCCGATTATGACAATGATGGCGATTTAGATCTTTTCGTTGCCAATCAATACGGACAGGCTAATGCGTTATATCAGAATCAGGGTAACGGAGCTTTTGTGAAGGTAACTTCCGGAGATATTGTGACCACTGTCGGCAATTCACGTTTTGGCTGTTGGGGAGACTATGATAATGACGGTAATGACGATTTATATGTTACAAATTGGTATGGGAGTAACTTTCTGTTTCATAACAACGGTAACGGTTCTTTTACGAGAATTACTACGGGTGCCATTGTGACGGATTCAGATAATTCTGAGAGTTGTAACTGGATCGATTACAATAACGACGGTTTTTTGGATTTATTTGTTGTCAATCATTTAAGTGCAAATTGTTTGTACCGTAATAATGGAAATGGTACATTTACAAAAATTACAAGCTTGGCGCTTGTTACTGAACACGGAGCTTATGCAGGTGCGGCATGGGCTGATTTTGATAACGACGGGGATTTGGATGTATTTTTGTCCGGAGGAGGCAACAGCGCCAATGCCAATTATTTGTATAGAAATGACGGAAACGATACGTTTACACAAATATCGGATTCACCACTTACGACAGAGATTTATTCAACATATGGATGTATTTGGGGTGACTACGATGATGATGGGGACGCTGATATATTCTTGAGTAATATCGGCAATGTTGCAAATTCTCTATTTCAAAATTCAGGGAATTCTAATCATTGGCTGCAAATAAAATGTGTCGGAGTAATATCTAATAAATCCGCTATAGGCGCTAAACTAAGAGTCAAAGCGACCATCAATGGGATTCAAAAATGGCAACTACAAGAACTTCAAGTGTTGTCAGGCAACCGCAGCCAAAATAATTTGAGTGGTAATTTCGGTCTTGGCGATGCGATCGT
The bacterium DNA segment above includes these coding regions:
- a CDS encoding FG-GAP-like repeat-containing protein produces the protein MKVERYLPATCTFLYILFSILFFQNIGYSQKFKQAVGSQFIKVEGIIAADSGSSLGASWCDFDNDGDLDLFVACGTEGSSENNRMYRNDGGGIFFKITDKIIVNDGGKSQAGSWADYDNDGDFDLFVANYNQKNFLYRNDGNSNFTKITEGPVVNDIMNAVAGSWSDYDNDGDLDLFVANQYGQANALYQNQGNGAFVKVTSGDIVTTVGNSRFGCWGDYDNDGNDDLYVTNWYGSNFLFHNNGNGSFTRITTGAIVTDSDNSESCNWIDYNNDGFLDLFVVNHLSANCLYRNNGNGTFTKITSLALVTEHGAYAGAAWADFDNDGDLDVFLSGGGNSANANYLYRNDGNDTFTQISDSPLTTEIYSTYGCIWGDYDDDGDADIFLSNIGNVANSLFQNSGNSNHWLQIKCVGVISNKSAIGAKLRVKATINGIQKWQLQELQVLSGNRSQNNLSGNFGLGDAIVVDSLIIEWPSGIVTKRTNVAVDQFLTIQEVTEEVTLALNQNFTFPGQTGVLEMSLENSKLVSGLQFNLMSDPNVVKIDSIKLLNRAGEMEILFNKDIQKAIVFSSSQKTIESGDGVIGRLYYSVNAASQLFDTVDVLIDNILASGTNNQPASVYVVPGKVITAIRGDVNLDQSVNVLDVQETARIIVGLPVFTQPSLENKEKIADVYPEHDGDGEVNLFDLNTIIEWSLGEGGLLKTYFSASSIDSMVIYSGSTVDLGGIQFDIHNATIVSVKLGVSASTMQLAFNSTRVLVYSLNDETIAPGYHPVATIYYETGGSPVVSNIVAGNTSGQGLYTASNGNTIMVDAMPVDPEHPKIPTQVFLHQNYPNPFNPETTIKYELITRAKIKLAIFNALGQEVVTLVNSIQEPGFKAIKWSGQDHTGKTVSSGIYFYRLQVDKRVFSKKMLFIK